The Mycolicibacterium monacense genome contains the following window.
TCATCGGTGATGAGGCGGTACAGCGCGTACAGCGCGAACCACGTGATCACCAAGGTGCACACCACGAGCAGGATTTCGTAGAACAGGACCACGCGCCCAGTCTAACCGCCGGAGGAACTCGGTTCGCGTCCGGCCGGTCAGCCGATCTTGTACTCGAACTGGGGGCAGAACGCGCCGGTCGCGGCCCCGATGAACACACCGGCCTGGTAGTCGGTCCAGTCCGTGACGCTGAGCAGATCGGCGACCTCATCGGCGAACGTGGCGCCGTTGCTCCAATCGGAGCACACGGCGTGGCCGGTGTCGATGACGGCCGGGGTGTCCGCCGCCTCCCACACGA
Protein-coding sequences here:
- a CDS encoding DUF732 domain-containing protein; the encoded protein is MNLTLVCAAASAIGAVALATAPVAAAGPEEDFLTIIRDEGIVWEAADTPAVIDTGHAVCSDWSNGATFADEVADLLSVTDWTDYQAGVFIGAATGAFCPQFEYKIG